A section of the Bradyrhizobium oligotrophicum S58 genome encodes:
- a CDS encoding GPW/gp25 family protein encodes MATVNLTTGEKLEGIDDVWQSIAIILGTTLGSLVMARDFGSKMPRLVDRAVSQVTVIEFYAAVPEAINRINPEALMAEEPRFRIIQMALSDMTDEGNATFDIDGIYYPRGHLGDYSEARDAQGRVVVSNNVIVGSYI; translated from the coding sequence ATGGCGACGGTCAATCTCACCACGGGCGAGAAGTTGGAAGGCATCGACGATGTCTGGCAATCGATCGCGATTATTCTCGGGACGACCCTCGGGTCGCTCGTGATGGCCCGTGACTTTGGCTCGAAGATGCCGCGCCTTGTGGACCGCGCCGTGTCTCAGGTGACGGTGATCGAGTTCTATGCGGCCGTGCCGGAAGCGATCAATCGCATCAACCCCGAGGCGCTCATGGCTGAAGAGCCGCGCTTCCGCATCATCCAAATGGCGCTCTCTGACATGACGGACGAAGGCAACGCGACCTTCGACATCGACGGCATCTATTACCCGCGCGGTCATCTCGGCGACTACTCGGAAGCGCGGGATGCGCAGGGGCGCGTCGTGGTCTCGAACAACGTGATCGTTGGGAGTTACATCTGA
- a CDS encoding GcrA family cell cycle regulator, with product MGVVWTDEREAQLVKMWHAGLTTSQIAAELGNVTRNAVVSKAARLGLQRRQAPPPVPRRAGWWSRRFGAGEVAEPPPVVPTLRPAAIEPLIRRDKLSLPTRLVKSDLDERAIKAALRALRQQLKELAADLAHAVNAGHSPNIDKRVISFLQKLSDRIPTGRPTQDVLFLLGHEQETLEHYAATANDEWPPLLSGRYLSVTRAFDRTLRQFPKWRLFKQNASRDRLTSEQTQRALELSVDFSHALCEPDAREQVDQQLPDTLNGLRQRLPSGTTDASEDLLAFDIVVRGSNELADDLITSMDNVVKLIADIALAGAKALFDAGVASSTLARDAAAAFWKTARPSIVDSAGKAGKAVGPRLILWCTRILRAAATVGAVKLTGLAGAIARLVDVFPDTFGWIHPILRFLQ from the coding sequence ATGGGAGTAGTGTGGACCGACGAGCGCGAAGCGCAACTTGTGAAAATGTGGCATGCAGGACTGACCACTTCGCAGATCGCAGCAGAGCTTGGGAACGTCACACGTAATGCGGTCGTTAGCAAAGCAGCCCGCCTTGGGCTTCAACGTCGTCAGGCTCCGCCGCCAGTCCCGCGTCGAGCGGGCTGGTGGAGCCGCAGATTTGGTGCAGGGGAAGTTGCCGAGCCGCCTCCAGTAGTTCCGACCTTGAGGCCCGCAGCGATAGAGCCTTTGATACGACGGGACAAACTCAGTCTCCCCACTCGACTGGTCAAAAGCGATCTCGACGAGCGAGCAATCAAAGCTGCATTGCGCGCCTTGCGCCAACAGCTAAAGGAGCTTGCGGCAGACCTCGCCCATGCGGTCAACGCTGGCCATTCTCCGAATATTGATAAGCGGGTGATTTCCTTTCTACAGAAGCTTTCCGATCGCATCCCTACAGGCCGCCCCACACAGGACGTGCTATTTCTACTCGGGCATGAGCAAGAGACGCTCGAACATTACGCAGCAACAGCAAACGACGAGTGGCCCCCACTACTTTCTGGGCGCTACCTCTCCGTTACACGCGCATTCGACCGCACGCTTCGGCAATTCCCAAAGTGGCGGCTATTCAAGCAAAATGCCTCGCGCGATCGGCTTACTAGCGAACAAACCCAACGCGCATTAGAACTTTCGGTCGATTTTTCTCACGCGCTTTGCGAGCCAGATGCGCGGGAACAAGTCGATCAGCAACTACCGGATACCCTAAATGGGTTGAGACAGCGCTTACCTTCCGGCACTACTGACGCCAGCGAGGATCTGCTAGCATTTGATATTGTCGTAAGGGGAAGCAACGAGCTAGCCGACGATTTAATAACCAGTATGGACAATGTCGTTAAGTTAATCGCGGACATCGCGCTCGCGGGCGCAAAAGCTTTGTTTGATGCTGGAGTTGCATCGAGCACTCTTGCTAGAGACGCCGCGGCCGCATTTTGGAAGACTGCTCGCCCAAGTATAGTTGACAGCGCTGGAAAGGCCGGCAAAGCAGTTGGGCCGCGGTTGATTTTGTGGTGCACGCGCATCCTGCGTGCCGCAGCTACAGTCGGAGCCGTAAAACTTACCGGATTAGCCGGCGCAATAGCGAGATTGGTTGACGTATTCCCAGATACTTTTGGTTGGATTCACCCGATCCTACGTTTCCTTCAATAA
- a CDS encoding antirestriction protein ArdA, with product MRFYAACLASYNNGRLHGVWVDASDDIDAMQDAINAMLRASPFPNVKVKHPETGEFVLSAEEWAIHDHEGFGKLEEYTGLAEIAEIFAINEVAEEHDIPLAVLREAMSDANASDAESFISDRYRGKYDTWRDFAEQFTEETQDMRAIPEWLQAHIDWDSIAREFETCGDLSGIRNDGGDLYIFWNH from the coding sequence ATGCGATTCTATGCCGCTTGCCTCGCCTCCTATAACAACGGCCGCTTGCATGGCGTTTGGGTTGATGCGTCGGACGATATCGACGCAATGCAGGATGCAATTAACGCCATGTTGCGCGCCTCGCCTTTCCCAAATGTCAAAGTGAAGCATCCCGAAACAGGCGAATTTGTTCTGAGCGCTGAAGAATGGGCGATTCATGATCATGAGGGATTCGGCAAGCTAGAGGAATACACGGGACTCGCCGAAATCGCGGAAATCTTCGCAATCAATGAAGTTGCCGAAGAACACGACATTCCGCTTGCCGTTCTTCGCGAGGCAATGAGCGACGCGAACGCAAGCGACGCGGAAAGCTTCATATCAGACCGCTATCGCGGAAAATACGATACTTGGCGCGACTTCGCAGAGCAGTTCACAGAAGAAACTCAAGATATGCGCGCCATTCCCGAATGGCTGCAAGCGCATATCGATTGGGACAGCATCGCGCGCGAATTTGAAACTTGCGGCGACCTCAGCGGAATCCGCAATGACGGCGGCGACCTTTACATTTTTTGGAACCACTAA
- a CDS encoding major capsid protein: MDLFSTTALNRVVEELPLSAFFFLNTFFTTTETSDTEDVKFDKVKGRRLITPLVSPIVAGKVIREQGYKTASIAPAYVKDKRVFDPNKQFKRRAGEKIGGSLTPEQRLQASIAFALSEQLDMWTRRQEVMAAEVLRTGKLILEGDEYPREEVDFGRAAGATVVLTGSDKWSIGAVNPLDDIEQWGQDIFIESGLTCRDVVMASDVWKVIRAKMAGPDTDAVAKAMRLQIDNTKETISAARAELGPILITPGIRLVAVFGDYRLWVHSDKYIDPLDGTEKDVLPAGEIVMASREIEGVRHYGAIRDLKAGMQPRAFFVKSWEVEDPSVRYILGQSAPLIAPYRVNGTLGAKVL, translated from the coding sequence ATGGACCTCTTTTCGACGACCGCCTTGAATCGCGTTGTGGAGGAGCTGCCGCTTTCGGCGTTCTTCTTTCTCAACACCTTCTTCACCACGACCGAGACCTCCGACACTGAGGATGTCAAGTTCGACAAGGTCAAGGGACGGCGTCTAATCACGCCGCTTGTCTCGCCGATCGTCGCAGGCAAGGTGATCCGCGAGCAGGGCTACAAGACCGCCTCGATCGCACCGGCATACGTCAAGGACAAGCGCGTGTTCGATCCGAACAAGCAGTTCAAGCGTCGCGCCGGTGAGAAGATCGGCGGCAGCCTGACGCCTGAGCAGCGGCTGCAAGCCTCGATCGCATTCGCGCTGTCGGAACAGCTCGATATGTGGACCCGTCGCCAGGAAGTCATGGCGGCCGAAGTTCTGCGGACCGGCAAGCTGATCCTCGAAGGCGACGAATATCCGCGGGAGGAGGTGGACTTCGGCCGCGCCGCCGGTGCCACCGTGGTCCTGACCGGCTCCGACAAGTGGAGCATCGGCGCGGTGAACCCGCTCGACGACATCGAGCAGTGGGGACAGGACATCTTCATCGAGTCCGGCCTGACTTGCCGTGACGTGGTCATGGCCTCCGATGTGTGGAAGGTCATTCGCGCGAAGATGGCCGGTCCGGACACCGACGCCGTGGCGAAGGCGATGCGTCTCCAGATCGACAACACCAAGGAAACGATCTCGGCGGCGCGTGCCGAGCTGGGTCCGATCCTGATCACCCCGGGCATCCGTCTGGTTGCGGTGTTCGGCGACTACCGTCTGTGGGTCCATTCCGACAAGTACATCGACCCACTCGATGGCACCGAGAAGGATGTGCTCCCGGCTGGTGAGATCGTGATGGCCTCCCGTGAGATCGAGGGTGTCCGCCACTACGGTGCGATCCGCGATCTGAAGGCGGGCATGCAGCCGCGTGCGTTCTTCGTCAAGTCCTGGGAGGTGGAGGACCCGAGCGTCCGCTACATCTTGGGTCAGTCGGCTCCGCTGATCGCGCCCTATCGCGTGAACGGCACGCTCGGCGCGAAGGTTCTGTAA
- a CDS encoding head decoration protein, with the protein MAKYQDEGTFIQKTWALGHWRARKVTVKAGAGKLDEATVLGKIDADGKYIKSLKAATDGSQTPDAILAAAVDATGVDVEAIVFIAGEFDQQALILGAGHTLGSVDAVFRTKSIWLVKPMG; encoded by the coding sequence GTGGCGAAGTATCAGGACGAAGGCACGTTCATCCAGAAGACCTGGGCGCTTGGTCACTGGCGTGCGCGCAAGGTCACCGTGAAGGCCGGGGCGGGCAAGCTCGATGAAGCCACCGTGCTCGGCAAGATCGATGCCGATGGCAAGTACATCAAGTCGCTGAAGGCCGCGACCGATGGCTCGCAGACGCCGGACGCGATCCTCGCGGCCGCCGTCGATGCGACCGGCGTTGACGTGGAAGCCATCGTGTTCATCGCCGGTGAGTTCGATCAGCAAGCCCTGATCCTTGGCGCCGGCCACACCCTCGGATCGGTAGACGCGGTCTTCCGCACGAAGTCGATCTGGCTCGTAAAGCCGATGGGCTAA
- a CDS encoding P-loop NTPase family protein: MIVIGIKGLIGSGKTTAARYLIEQHGFVRGRFAGALKDMLRAYLAYRGCDPATIDRMVDGDLKGKPSRWLGGQTPRHAMEWLGGSGRDSMGEGFWIGAEADKLQANSPTRVVVEDVRHANEGVWIGEQGGVVVEVVRPGQQPQDHRTERAQAAVRADLAIMNYDGDLASTERQIDTVVRDLIAKGVGPGLPPMQTQPVR, translated from the coding sequence ATGATCGTCATCGGCATCAAGGGATTGATCGGGTCCGGCAAGACCACTGCGGCTCGGTATCTCATTGAGCAACACGGCTTCGTGCGCGGCCGGTTCGCTGGCGCGCTGAAGGACATGCTGCGCGCCTATCTGGCCTATCGCGGCTGTGATCCGGCGACGATCGACCGCATGGTCGACGGCGACCTGAAGGGAAAGCCCAGCCGTTGGCTGGGCGGGCAAACGCCCCGGCACGCCATGGAATGGCTTGGAGGCTCGGGCCGCGACTCCATGGGCGAGGGCTTCTGGATCGGTGCGGAGGCGGACAAGCTTCAGGCCAATAGCCCGACCCGTGTCGTCGTCGAGGATGTCCGGCATGCCAATGAAGGCGTTTGGATCGGCGAGCAGGGCGGCGTCGTGGTCGAGGTGGTCCGGCCTGGCCAGCAGCCCCAGGATCACCGCACCGAGCGCGCCCAGGCCGCGGTGAGGGCGGATCTCGCCATCATGAACTATGACGGCGACCTCGCCTCGACCGAGCGGCAGATCGACACCGTGGTCCGCGACCTCATTGCGAAGGGCGTTGGGCCCGGCTTGCCCCCGATGCAGACACAGCCGGTGCGGTAA
- a CDS encoding phage portal protein encodes MKLAAPSFTDRLLASVAPAYATRRYQTRIALNLAGQYAGARGNRAALKAWRPHAGSADGDSIGDLPALRSRSRDLNRNNPIATGARSTSRANIVGSGLRARSKINHDLLGISPEAADKWERYTETLFDLWAQSKLCDISLAQNFYELQALVFNTVFESGDTFVLRRTPKRPNAIVPLALNVVEADRVATPTDKQGDYYVRDGVKIDDDGAPVAYYVLDDHPGDNPNFTITNYREIPAFGAKSGEQMVLHIFERLRPGLHRGIPQLAPVIELLKQLDRFTDAELMKAVVSSFFTVFLKTDGDDGLAPAVAPGQHPTSADFFGPGEVTMGPGTVVDIGTNESIETAQPANTANFDPFFTSVVRQIGVALSIPFEMLMLHFTASYSASRAALEMAAMFFRDRRTWLVRNFCAPVYEWFMTDAINAGLITAPGFFEDPVKRAAWLGAQWIGPARIILDPLKEWKAETEAVNLGARTIEAVIIERGGDDFEQTTAQRAKEHKARAAAKLEPEILAPSGMGSQVKEDVSDQPADEPKKAKKAEKK; translated from the coding sequence ATGAAGCTTGCTGCCCCATCGTTTACCGACCGCCTTCTGGCGAGCGTCGCACCGGCCTACGCCACGCGGCGCTACCAGACGCGGATCGCCTTGAATCTTGCAGGCCAGTACGCTGGTGCCAGGGGCAACCGGGCGGCCCTGAAGGCGTGGCGTCCACATGCCGGTTCGGCCGATGGCGACTCGATCGGCGACCTGCCGGCGCTGCGCAGCCGCTCGCGTGACCTGAACCGCAACAATCCTATTGCGACCGGCGCGCGCTCGACCTCGCGGGCGAACATCGTCGGCTCGGGCCTCCGCGCCCGGTCAAAGATCAACCACGATCTGCTCGGCATCAGCCCGGAGGCGGCCGACAAGTGGGAGCGCTACACCGAGACGCTGTTCGACTTGTGGGCTCAATCGAAGCTCTGCGACATCTCGCTCGCTCAGAATTTCTATGAGCTTCAGGCGCTGGTCTTCAATACCGTGTTCGAGTCCGGCGACACGTTCGTCCTGCGTCGGACCCCGAAGCGCCCGAATGCGATCGTCCCGCTCGCGCTCAACGTGGTCGAGGCGGATCGCGTCGCGACCCCGACCGATAAGCAGGGCGACTATTACGTGCGTGACGGCGTCAAGATCGATGACGACGGCGCGCCGGTTGCCTACTACGTTCTCGACGACCATCCGGGCGACAACCCGAACTTCACCATCACTAACTATCGCGAGATTCCCGCCTTCGGCGCGAAGTCCGGCGAGCAGATGGTTTTGCACATCTTCGAGCGTCTGCGCCCCGGCCTGCATCGGGGCATTCCGCAGCTCGCGCCAGTGATCGAGCTTCTGAAGCAGCTCGACCGCTTCACCGATGCCGAGCTGATGAAGGCGGTCGTGTCGTCGTTCTTCACCGTCTTCCTGAAGACCGATGGGGACGACGGCCTGGCACCCGCCGTAGCGCCTGGGCAGCATCCGACCAGCGCCGACTTCTTCGGCCCCGGCGAGGTCACGATGGGACCGGGCACGGTCGTTGACATCGGGACCAACGAGAGCATCGAGACCGCGCAGCCGGCCAACACCGCGAACTTCGATCCGTTCTTCACGTCCGTCGTGCGCCAGATCGGCGTCGCGCTATCGATCCCGTTCGAAATGCTCATGCTGCATTTCACGGCGAGCTACAGCGCTTCGCGTGCGGCCCTGGAGATGGCGGCCATGTTCTTCCGCGATCGCCGGACGTGGCTTGTCCGCAACTTCTGCGCCCCCGTTTACGAGTGGTTCATGACCGACGCGATCAACGCCGGTCTGATCACCGCGCCCGGCTTCTTCGAGGACCCGGTCAAGCGTGCCGCGTGGCTCGGGGCGCAGTGGATCGGTCCGGCACGGATCATCCTCGACCCGCTCAAGGAATGGAAGGCCGAGACGGAAGCCGTGAACCTGGGCGCTCGCACGATCGAGGCCGTGATCATCGAGCGTGGTGGCGATGACTTTGAGCAAACGACGGCCCAACGCGCCAAAGAACACAAGGCGCGCGCCGCTGCGAAGCTCGAACCCGAGATCCTTGCGCCGTCCGGCATGGGCTCGCAAGTCAAGGAAGACGTGAGCGATCAGCCGGCCGACGAACCAAAGAAGGCGAAGAAGGCCGAGAAGAAATGA
- a CDS encoding S49 family peptidase gives MTINVRNPLIFDAALTANWAIDEGALRQMMDIAAREDRLDPQMLEAYRAQELARAERATVRDGVAIVDVTGPLFKRANLMTTFCGATAYETVRRDLQTAMDNASVRAILLNIHSPGGEAAGVAELASAIHDIRGRKPIVAYAGDQAASAALWTAVAADEFFVGPTASVGSLGVVAGYRDTSGQDAARGVKTYEFVSSQSPYKRVDLNTKEGRDRVQARVDSMAAVFVETVANYRGKSVDHVLEHFGQGDVLIGQAAVAAGMADGIATFEQVLASLARGDSPKATFGFNPAATGQMESETMDKTPEQLAAEAEAAASVATPKAVEPATVETVDPAAEARSAERKRVTDIMALTLPGYEAEAQKAIETGSSAHEFSAIIVAAEKAKRTTRAAAIKEDTKANADVSPAGASESATGDDAAVNAILASFKAATAN, from the coding sequence ATGACCATCAACGTCCGCAATCCGCTCATCTTCGACGCCGCGCTGACCGCCAATTGGGCTATCGACGAAGGCGCGCTGCGCCAGATGATGGATATCGCTGCGCGGGAAGATCGCCTCGATCCGCAGATGCTCGAAGCCTACCGCGCCCAAGAGCTGGCGCGGGCCGAGCGGGCCACGGTGCGTGACGGCGTCGCCATCGTCGACGTGACCGGCCCGCTGTTCAAGCGCGCGAACCTGATGACGACGTTCTGCGGCGCGACCGCATATGAGACCGTTCGGCGCGATCTTCAGACCGCGATGGACAACGCCTCGGTGCGCGCGATCCTGCTCAACATCCATTCGCCGGGCGGAGAGGCGGCGGGCGTTGCGGAGCTTGCCAGCGCGATTCACGACATCAGGGGCCGCAAGCCCATCGTGGCTTACGCGGGCGATCAGGCGGCCTCCGCAGCGCTTTGGACAGCCGTTGCGGCAGACGAGTTCTTCGTCGGGCCGACCGCGAGCGTCGGCTCGCTCGGTGTCGTGGCCGGCTATCGGGACACTTCCGGCCAGGATGCGGCGCGCGGCGTCAAGACCTACGAGTTCGTGTCGTCGCAGTCACCGTATAAGCGCGTCGATCTCAACACCAAGGAAGGCCGCGATCGCGTCCAGGCGCGCGTGGACTCCATGGCTGCCGTGTTCGTCGAAACGGTCGCGAATTATCGCGGCAAGAGCGTCGATCACGTTCTCGAACATTTCGGGCAGGGCGACGTCCTGATCGGGCAGGCGGCGGTGGCTGCCGGGATGGCCGATGGCATCGCGACGTTCGAACAGGTTCTCGCGAGCCTGGCTCGCGGCGATAGCCCGAAGGCGACCTTCGGATTCAACCCGGCCGCCACCGGCCAAATGGAGAGTGAGACTATGGACAAGACCCCTGAGCAGTTGGCGGCCGAAGCTGAAGCCGCCGCGTCGGTTGCAACCCCGAAGGCCGTCGAGCCCGCGACCGTCGAGACTGTGGACCCTGCTGCAGAAGCTCGCTCTGCCGAGCGCAAGCGCGTGACCGACATCATGGCCCTCACGCTGCCCGGCTACGAGGCCGAAGCGCAGAAGGCTATCGAAACGGGCTCTTCGGCTCACGAGTTTTCAGCAATCATCGTGGCTGCTGAAAAGGCCAAGCGCACCACGCGCGCCGCTGCCATCAAGGAAGATACCAAGGCGAACGCGGACGTGTCGCCCGCCGGCGCCAGCGAGTCGGCGACGGGCGACGATGCCGCCGTCAATGCAATTCTCGCGTCCTTCAAGGCCGCGACCGCAAACTAA
- a CDS encoding terminase small subunit, producing MGTIVNRQELADILGYSLPTISAWTEDGMPVKSQGSRGKQFEYDTAECVKWLLARARGEAKAKTAATLHDAGEDITMDKARLRNEIAKAKLSELELAQEMGLVRPIDMIVKVLSNEIANARARLLGIPSKLRPAIQLEVGSPEGTKTLVNEVERLILEALNEIKSYADVPLEEEPHAEPQDEPEVTTDDE from the coding sequence ATGGGCACGATCGTCAATCGTCAAGAACTGGCGGACATTCTCGGCTACTCGCTTCCGACCATCAGCGCGTGGACGGAAGACGGCATGCCGGTGAAGTCCCAGGGCAGCCGTGGCAAGCAATTCGAATATGACACGGCAGAATGCGTGAAGTGGCTGCTCGCTCGCGCGCGCGGGGAGGCCAAGGCGAAGACGGCCGCGACGCTGCATGACGCGGGTGAAGACATCACCATGGACAAGGCGCGGCTCCGCAACGAGATCGCGAAGGCGAAGCTGTCCGAGCTTGAGCTAGCCCAGGAGATGGGCCTGGTCCGGCCGATCGACATGATCGTGAAGGTGCTGAGCAACGAGATCGCGAACGCTCGCGCTCGGCTGCTCGGCATCCCGTCAAAGCTACGGCCTGCGATCCAGCTCGAAGTCGGCTCGCCCGAAGGGACGAAGACTCTCGTGAACGAGGTCGAGCGGCTGATCCTCGAAGCTCTCAACGAAATCAAGTCTTACGCCGATGTGCCGCTCGAAGAAGAGCCGCATGCCGAGCCGCAAGACGAACCAGAAGTGACCACCGATGACGAGTAG
- a CDS encoding phage baseplate assembly protein V, translated as MVKFLRDPAYTGGVSDPEATDIDRRAQDVVKFGRVKKVDYKRSPPAYRIEFGDENDEDNYILTDWLPATGGRAKGDRETHYLEEGEKVAVLAEGGELSTAYVMPAGQYTEQEDEKETTDKAGVWKKVFKDNKGSISYDREKGEWVIEGIEDKGSITIKGSGCSIVMKDGTITLKAKNVVVEAEEKFESTTKQSLHTASAFKTIGKTYLGLEDKNDTPQDKVVTEAGPAKQTFAKIG; from the coding sequence ATGGTCAAGTTCCTGCGCGATCCCGCATACACCGGCGGCGTCTCGGACCCGGAAGCGACGGACATCGACCGGCGCGCCCAGGATGTCGTCAAGTTCGGCCGGGTGAAGAAGGTTGATTACAAGCGCTCGCCGCCCGCATACCGCATCGAGTTCGGTGACGAGAACGACGAAGATAATTACATCCTGACCGATTGGCTCCCGGCCACCGGCGGCCGTGCCAAAGGCGACCGCGAGACGCATTATCTGGAAGAGGGCGAAAAGGTCGCTGTGCTCGCGGAGGGCGGCGAGCTTTCGACGGCCTACGTCATGCCCGCAGGCCAGTACACAGAGCAGGAAGACGAGAAGGAAACGACCGATAAGGCGGGCGTCTGGAAAAAGGTCTTCAAGGATAACAAGGGCTCAATCTCGTACGACCGCGAGAAGGGCGAGTGGGTTATTGAGGGGATCGAGGACAAGGGCTCGATCACGATCAAAGGCTCGGGCTGCTCGATCGTGATGAAGGACGGCACGATCACGCTGAAGGCGAAGAACGTCGTAGTCGAGGCGGAAGAGAAGTTCGAGTCGACGACGAAACAGTCGCTGCACACCGCAAGCGCTTTCAAGACCATCGGCAAGACGTACCTGGGGCTCGAAGACAAGAACGACACGCCGCAGGACAAGGTCGTCACTGAAGCCGGACCGGCGAAGCAGACGTTCGCCAAGATCGGCTAA
- a CDS encoding phage terminase large subunit family protein → MSDAIAVLAEYGADAAYEAGLRAQVRQIIAQSFSPPPDLTVSEWADEYRVLSPEASSEPGKWSTARVEPSRGIMDAFADPDIEIVTCMVAAQTVKTEVINNVAGYHVHLDPCPMLILQPTLQMAEAYSKDRLAPMIRDTPELSAKLGNAARDSEDTILHKKYSGGHITMAGANSPASLASRPIRILLCDEVDRYEASAGKEGDPVSLAIERTTTFWNRKIALVSTPTIKGASRIESSYEESDQRRFFVPCPKCGHMQHLQWKQVRWPDDKPLEARYHCEYMDSETGELCDHAWSEAERLKAISRGVWIATRPEVKGHAGFHLNRIASPWRALGEMARDFVLVRKHPERLKTWVNTRLAETWEERGERANPDSIYGRREEYDAAVVLPFGVGTITASVDIQDDRAEIEWCGWGADDESWSLDYQVHYGVPNTPGFWEVIDSALLRTFQHPAGVEMRVEASCIDSGGHFTQHVYNFVRTRMARRVYAIKGIGGPGRPIWPVKGTVNKAKNVTIFVLGVDQAKDMHYKRLEIKEPGPGYCHFPLAEHYDKKYFDGLTGEKAVLKTDKKGFTVKEWHKVQQRNEPLDLRVYNIAARLSLGLNMERRLMALRVAAANAMNAAPKPITVVEETVQAAPHAFPGRRRVRSRGVER, encoded by the coding sequence ATGTCTGACGCCATTGCCGTCTTGGCCGAGTACGGTGCCGATGCCGCGTATGAAGCGGGGCTTCGCGCCCAGGTGCGCCAGATCATTGCGCAGAGCTTCAGCCCGCCGCCGGACCTGACCGTCTCAGAATGGGCGGACGAATACCGCGTGCTCTCGCCTGAAGCGTCGTCCGAGCCCGGCAAGTGGTCAACGGCCCGCGTCGAGCCGTCGCGTGGCATCATGGACGCGTTCGCCGATCCCGACATCGAGATCGTGACGTGCATGGTCGCCGCGCAGACGGTGAAGACGGAGGTCATTAACAACGTCGCGGGCTATCACGTCCACCTCGACCCGTGCCCGATGCTGATCCTGCAACCAACGTTGCAGATGGCGGAAGCATATTCGAAGGATCGTCTCGCACCGATGATCCGTGACACGCCCGAGCTCTCCGCGAAGCTCGGCAACGCTGCGCGCGATTCCGAAGACACCATCCTCCACAAGAAGTATTCAGGCGGCCATATCACGATGGCGGGCGCGAACTCGCCCGCGTCGCTTGCGTCGCGTCCGATCCGCATCCTGCTCTGCGACGAGGTCGATCGCTATGAGGCGAGCGCCGGTAAGGAAGGCGACCCGGTATCGCTGGCGATCGAGCGCACCACCACGTTCTGGAATCGTAAGATCGCGCTGGTCTCGACGCCGACCATCAAGGGCGCGTCGCGCATCGAGTCCTCCTATGAGGAAAGTGATCAACGGCGCTTTTTCGTGCCGTGCCCGAAGTGCGGCCACATGCAGCATTTGCAGTGGAAGCAAGTCCGTTGGCCCGACGACAAGCCGCTGGAGGCTCGATATCACTGCGAATACATGGACTCCGAGACCGGCGAGCTGTGCGACCACGCGTGGAGTGAAGCCGAGCGGCTGAAGGCGATCTCGCGCGGCGTCTGGATCGCCACGCGCCCGGAGGTGAAGGGCCATGCGGGCTTCCACCTCAACCGTATCGCCTCGCCATGGCGTGCGCTTGGAGAGATGGCGCGCGACTTCGTGCTCGTGCGCAAGCATCCCGAGCGGCTGAAGACCTGGGTCAATACCCGGCTTGCCGAGACCTGGGAGGAGCGTGGGGAGCGCGCGAACCCGGACAGCATCTATGGCCGTCGCGAGGAGTATGACGCGGCTGTCGTGCTGCCGTTTGGCGTCGGGACGATCACCGCGTCGGTCGATATTCAAGATGACCGCGCCGAGATCGAGTGGTGCGGGTGGGGAGCCGACGACGAGTCATGGTCGCTGGATTACCAGGTCCACTACGGCGTGCCGAACACGCCCGGCTTTTGGGAGGTCATCGACAGCGCATTGCTGCGGACATTCCAGCACCCAGCGGGTGTTGAGATGCGTGTCGAGGCGTCGTGCATTGACTCGGGTGGTCACTTCACGCAGCACGTTTACAACTTCGTGAGGACGCGCATGGCCCGGCGCGTCTACGCCATCAAGGGCATCGGCGGCCCTGGCCGTCCGATCTGGCCGGTGAAGGGCACGGTTAACAAGGCCAAGAACGTCACGATCTTCGTCCTGGGCGTCGATCAGGCGAAGGACATGCACTACAAGCGGCTCGAAATCAAAGAGCCGGGTCCGGGATACTGTCATTTCCCCCTGGCCGAGCACTATGACAAGAAGTATTTCGACGGTTTGACGGGCGAAAAGGCGGTTCTGAAGACTGACAAGAAGGGCTTCACGGTCAAGGAGTGGCATAAGGTCCAGCAACGCAACGAACCGCTCGATCTGCGCGTCTACAACATTGCGGCGCGGCTGTCCCTTGGCTTAAACATGGAGCGACGGTTGATGGCGCTGCGTGTGGCGGCGGCGAATGCGATGAATGCGGCCCCCAAGCCGATTACGGTAGTCGAGGAGACCGTCCAGGCAGCCCCCCACGCATTTCCCGGGCGCCGTCGCGTTCGCAGCCGTGGCGTTGAAAGATGA
- a CDS encoding head-tail joining protein, with product MSVESDDDLLIFLDPDEFGVEAMYLARGSDEARPVTGIFDDEGSNWNPNRWSGTEFQAQMGASITSTGPTFLCRTSDLLKGGRKGETLTIKGQEYRIEDKRPDGTGMSLLLLMAND from the coding sequence ATGTCTGTCGAGAGCGACGACGATCTGCTGATCTTCTTAGACCCCGACGAGTTCGGGGTCGAGGCGATGTATCTGGCGCGTGGCAGCGACGAAGCCCGCCCGGTTACTGGCATCTTCGATGACGAGGGCAGCAACTGGAACCCGAACCGCTGGAGCGGCACGGAGTTTCAGGCGCAGATGGGTGCAAGCATCACGTCAACCGGCCCGACCTTTCTTTGCCGCACGTCCGATCTGCTCAAAGGCGGCCGGAAGGGTGAGACCCTGACCATCAAGGGCCAGGAATACCGGATCGAGGACAAGCGGCCGGACGGCACCGGCATGTCCCTGCTTCTGCTGATGGCAAACGACTGA